Part of the Spiribacter salinus M19-40 genome, CGGCGCGGCGCCAGGGTATTGCGCAGTCACGGTGATGCGCGGTCGATCCACGTTTGGCAGTTCCCGGACTTCGATACCGAGTAGTGCCGCCACACCGGCAATCGCGATCAGCAGGTTGAGCACACCCACCAGCACCGGGCGCCGGATCCCAAGCGCTGGGAGACCTCCGCGGGACTCGCTCATCGGCGATCCGCGGGCTCGCGCTCAGCCTCGAGCGCCGGGTAGTTATCCAGCGAGTTGGCATCGATCAGGTTGACCTCGATGCCGGGACGAATGCGCTGAGTCCCCTCGCTCACCACATCCTGGCCCGCCTCAAGCGGGCCATCGACAAGGACATGCTTGCGTTCCCGGGCGATCAGCTCCAGGCCGACGCGTTCGGCTTTGCCCCCCTGTATGCGCCAGGCATAGGCGCCATTGTCGCCCCAGAGCAGGGCGGTTTCAGGTAGACGCCAGGCGCGCGGTCCTTCAAGGCGGGCGGTGACACGAAAGCGCATGCCCGGGCGCAGGGCATCGTCGGCATTGTGCACCCGCGCCTCGACGGGGAAGGTGCCGACGTCGCTATCGACCTGACTCCCAATTCGCTCAATGCGTGCTGTGCGCTTGGGCCCGTTGCTATGCCAGGTGTTCAGGCTGACCGCATCGCCACGGGCGAATTGGCCATAAAAACGCTCGGATAGAGAGAAACGCACCGTTAATGTCTCGCGATTGTCGAGTGTGGTCACCTCTGTCTCTTCGGTTATGCGGTCGCCCGGCTCGATGTCGGTGAGCCCGGTGTACCCGTCGAAGGGCGCACGAAGTGTCCGCTCATCCAGAGCGAT contains:
- a CDS encoding efflux RND transporter periplasmic adaptor subunit — its product is MSHRTGFHAIALLALSAASSALAQPAANVVVTPVEASRETIEVQAVGASRAERSIRLFPETSGTVESIRIEADRAVTAGSVLLRLDDRAEQVAVALAAVELADTRRLLARYERAEGSGAFAPSTVDEARRDVELAELELEQAQIALDERTLRAPFDGYTGLTDIEPGDRITEETEVTTLDNRETLTVRFSLSERFYGQFARGDAVSLNTWHSNGPKRTARIERIGSQVDSDVGTFPVEARVHNADDALRPGMRFRVTARLEGPRAWRLPETALLWGDNGAYAWRIQGGKAERVGLELIARERKHVLVDGPLEAGQDVVSEGTQRIRPGIEVNLIDANSLDNYPALEAEREPADRR